Proteins encoded within one genomic window of Oryza glaberrima chromosome 12, OglaRS2, whole genome shotgun sequence:
- the LOC127758203 gene encoding uncharacterized protein LOC127758203, translating into MDFLACVCLLHLLFLATSRVAAQASSPARALDAMLQDHAYRAFVHPHTGIVYNATVPANLTGVALSAVRLRSGSLRRKGFSDYFDFTVPTGIVVQPYVERVVLVYHNIGNWSDHYYPLPGYTYLSPVLGLLLYDAANLSAVGLQELSFVASGSPISINFSDVRSVPAGGPAPRCVWFDLDGVPQFRDLEASNVCSTYRRGHFSIVVNSSAIPPGPVPSGNITPPIPTPTGRSKGSSKGWKIAVGVVGGVIALVLLASLVVCLARYKRDKKLELMEQNAETGETLRMAQVGRSQAPVALGTRTQPVIESEYVA; encoded by the coding sequence ATGGATTTCTTGGCCTGCGTCTGCCTCCTCCACCTGCTCTTCTTGGCCACTTCCCGGGTGGCGGCGcaggcgtcgtcgccggcgagggccCTGGACGCAATGCTGCAGGACCACGCGTACCGGGCCTTCGTGCACCCGCACACTGGCATTGTTTACAACGCCACCGTCCCGGCCAACCTCACCGGCGTCGCCCTGTCCGCGGTCCGCCTTCGCAGCGGCAGCCTGCGGAGGAAAGGTTTCTCCGACTACTTCGACTTCACCGTCCCCACCGGCATCGTCGTGCAGCCGTACGTCGAGAGGGTGGTGCTCGTCTACCACAATATCGGCAATTGGTCTGACCACTACTACCCGCTGCCCGGGTACACATACCTCTCGCCGGTGCTCGGGCTGCTTCTCTACGACGCGGCCAACTTGTCGGCGGTGGGGTTGCAGGAGCTGAGCTTTGTCGCCTCCGGGAGCCCAATTTCTATAAATTTCAGTGATGTTAGATCGGTGCCGGCAGGCGGTCCAGCTCCTCGGTGCGTGTGGTTTGATTTGGATGGTGTGCCACAATTCCGGGACTTAGAGGCAAGCAATGTGTGCTCGACGTACCGCCGAGGGCATTTCTCGATAGTGGTGAACTCTAGCGCGATTCCTCCTGGTCCAGTGCCTTCAGGCAACATTACACCGCCAATACCGACTCCTACAGGTCGTTCTAAGGGCAGCTCCAAGGGGTGGAAGATTGCTGTTGGCGTGGTTGGGGGCGTCATAGCATTGGTCCTGTTGGCGTCGCTTGTGGTTTGTTTGGCAAGGTACAAAAGAGATAAGAAATTGGAACTGATGGAACAGAATGCAGAGACTGGGGAGACATTGCGTATGGCACAGGTTGGGAGGTCACAAGCGCCTGTAGCACTGGGGACAAGAACACAACCGGTGATTGAGAGCGAGTATGTTGCATAG